A segment of the Acidobacteriota bacterium genome:
AAACTCGACACCCCGGGCAGCGGTGCGGGTCTTGTGATTGCCAGACGCGCCGCTCGTTCGCTCGGTGGCGACCTGTGGCTTGAGGAAAGTTCGGACTCCGGATCGGTGTTCATACTTGCGCTCCCTGACCAGCTCGGTGTTGGACCGGTCGTAAAACCTGCGCAGATCCGCGTCGAACTCTGAGCCTCTCGATATTTGGCGGAGGTGGACGGGAATCGAACCCGCCAGGGAGCTTTCGCCCCCTCGACGGTTTTGAAGACCGCGGGACCCACCAGGCATCCTGACACCTCCGCTCGTGAGTGTAGAGACTTCAAGCCGTTGTGAGACCAGCGCCGGGTCCACTCGTCGTCGCAGCGAGACCCAGAAATGTTTGCCGGAACTCATCTGATACCGGTATTCGTTGTCTCATCGGATAGGCTTAAGGGCGTTCACGACAATCACAGGTCTCATGTCAGAAGCGTTTGCACTAATTGTTCGCGAAAAGCGACTCAGCCTCGGTCTGTCGCTCGGGCAGCTTGCCAGTCAGGTCTCGCGCACGGCTACAACCGTGCGTGCGTGGGAACGCGCCGAGCACGGTCCCGATGACGCGACCATCCGTCGGCTTGCCTCGGTGCTCGCCATCGATGTTGAGGAGTTGCGCGCTGCCGCCAATATCTCGACACCGGAGGTAACTGTGGAATCTGCCGATCCTGAGGTCGCGGTCACGGACGAGACGGGTGCAGCCGGGGCAGTGGCATACTTCACCGCCGCCGCTGCTGACCCGGGACCAGGGGACACGGGTTTGAGCGAGGCGAGTAACGACCAACTCCTTCTGGACCACCCGACCGAAGCGGTAAACATCGTTGAGATTGCCGACGTCCCCCGACAGGGATCGGCTGGTGGCGACTCCGTCGATGCGACACCGCCCGCGCCGCCCCCGATCGTCGCCGACCAGATATCGAGTGCGAGTTCGCTACACCAGATCGTTGCCGGTGTCCGCAAGGTGTACGACACCATCTTTGATCCGGAGAAGCGGTATCTCTACTGGATTCGGGCGGTTCTGCTCGTCATCGGATTTGTCGTGCTGCTCAGGGTTGGCAAGGACGCTGCGTCGAATCTGTCCGAGGCGCTGGGAGACTTTCTAGACACCTTTGGTACGGGCGCGGGTGATGACCCGACTGTGGATTCGCTTGCCGTGCTTCTCACGCTGTGAGGTTCCAGCACCGCGAGTCATTGAACAACGGTTCGCACCGCGAGTGCCAGCGCTGATCCGGACGACAACCATAAAATTGCTGCTCGCGCCTTCGACTGGGGCAGTCGTGCTGTGAGCCGCGTCGACATCAAGAACCCACCGGCAAGTGCCGGGACGAGGATCGCTGCGATCTTTGCGTCTAGTCTCGTGATCTCCCCCGCAGCTAGGCGTGTAATCAGGGTGATCGTGAGACCGACGATGAAGAGTGCCGCCATATTGGCCCGAATCGTGGGGGGCTTTTCGCGCGAAAACAGCAGTGCTAGGGGCGGTCCACCGATGCTCGAGATCAGCGAAGAGATGCCCGAAAAGGTTCCTGCCAAAAAGTCGACTTTCGGTGATCTTGCAAGCGCTACTCCGGATGCGAGGGCGCTAACCGCAATGAGGACGATGCCCGCGATCATCAGGGACAGGGTCGTTTCGGTGGCGATCTTTAACAGGGCAAGACCAATGAGTGCCCCTGGGATCCGACCGGCGAGAATCCATCTGAGACCTCTGAATTCGATGTGCTGGCGTTCCCGATATGCCATCGTCACGATGAGTGGGATCGATACGAGCAGTTGTGGAACCGGCGCCAGACGAGGGTCAACGATGGATAGGAGCGGTACAGAGACAATCGCAAACCCCATTCCAACCGTTCCCTGGATCGCCGCGGCGAAGAAGGTCACGGCGAACGCGATCACCAGGTCGATTGTTGCAACGGGCATTACACCGCTGCTCGGCGGACTCGTTCGGCAACAACCGAGTGCACGTTTCGGTCGAGTGGGTTGGGCAACAACTCCCCTGGAGGTGCGAGATCGGTCAAGGCCTCCGCCGCGCTCCGTTTCATGGGCGAGGTGATTTGCGAAACGTGGGCGTCAAGGGCTCCCCGAAAGATCCCTGGGTATGCAAGCACGTTGTTCACGACCGATCCGTCGGTCGCGAGTGCGGCGCCTGCGTCTAGCGCAGCGTGGCGATCGATCTCGGGGTTGGGATTGCTAAGCGACATAATGAGTTGGCCGTTGCGGATCAGCGAGGGAGAAAGCAGGTTTGGGCGCCCAGTTGTGAGTACGACAATGTCGGCTGTCGCCATGACTTCCTCGAGACCCTTCTCAGCCGACGTCGTGGTGAGCGGAGCCGTCCCACCGCTGAGGCCTTCGAGGCGGGCGGCCGCGGCGGCAGAGGGGTCGAACGCGGTGATACCTCGAAACGGGAACTGGCGTGCGAGGTTGGCGATCGCCGAGCCTGCGGCGCCCAGACCGATCTGGCCAAACGTCATGTCCTCGATTCTTCTATCAAGCATGCGCGCAGCCGATAGCACTGCCGCCATCAGCACGACGGCCGTTCCGTGTTGGTCGTCGTGGAACACCGGGACGTCCAGTCGGGCCTCCAAAGTTTCCTCGACGTGATAGACGCCAGGAGATGCGATGTCTTCAAGATGAATGCCGCCGAAACCAGGCGCGATGTTGATGACGGTCTCGATGATTTCATCGGGGTCCTGGGTGTCCAGGACGATCGGAACCGCGTTGAGTTCAACGAACTTGGCGTAGAACAGGGCCTTGCCCTCCATCACCGGCAAGGCGGCTTTCGGACCGATGTTGCCGAGACCGAGCACACGGCTGCCGTCGGAAATCACCGCGATCGTTCTTCCTCGCCAGGTGTAGATGTCAGCAAGCGACTCGTCTTCGGCAATCGCCTGACAGACACGAGCGACACCCGGCGTGTAAATCTCGCGCATGTCTTGGAGGGTGCGTAGCTCTACATCCGGCAAGATCTTCAGCTTTCCACCGCGGTGTCTGTCGAATGCGCGGTCGATCGGGTCGGCGACGATTTCAACATCGGGCACCGCACGAATCGACTCGGTGATTCTGGCGACGACTTCGTCGCCGCGCGCTATCACCACGATCTCTCTAATCGTGTAGTCGGGCGTAATAGCGATCGTGGCGATCTCACCGATGTTGGCGTCGTGCTGGGAAATCGCCGTGAGCACTTCGGCGAGTTTGCCCGGTCGGCGAAGCGTCTTGATCCGGTAAACCTCGTCACGTTCGATCATGGGCGTCCTGTCGTCTGGGTGTTGCCATGTTACAAACGCTCGGTGAGGGGTTGGCGGACAACTTCTCGCCGAGGGTAGTGCCCAGTGGTGACGGTTCGTTCAGCGATCGACGCGGATCCCAAGAACACATATGGCTGCCGTCGCTCGACTGTTGGCCTGTTTTACACCACCCATCGGAGTGTCCTCACTACACGATCGCCGGTACGTCCATGGCGGCGCTAGCGTCGGGGCATGCTCCGCGTTTCACTGCTTCTTGCGTCAGCCTTGGTTTTTGCGGCGTGTGGAGGTTCAACCTCGTCGGCGCAAGAAACCACCTTTCCGGCTGAGTCTTTGGCTTTCAGAGCCATCACCGACGTGGGACTTGGAACCGAGCGGCTGCTATTCGGTGTCATAGGTCCCGAAGGTGAGCGTCTGGGATCTCCGGACCAGACTGTCGTCATTACGGTTTCACCGGTGGATGAGCCCGAAAATGTGCAGACGGCGGACGCTGTCTTCGTATGGATTCTGGAAGACGTCCTCGGGCTCTATCGGGTCACATTTGAGTTCGATACGCCCGGTGTTTGGCGCGCCTTGTTACAGCCGTCGTCTGGGGATGCAATGGAGGCGTTCTTCGATATTTTGGAAAACCCGTCCGCGCCGTCGCTCGGCGAGTTTGCACCGGTGGTCGCCTCCCCTACGATTGACAATCGTCCGCTTGAGGAGTTGACGACCGACCCTGACCCGCGGCCGGATCTCTACGAGCTTTCCCTCGACACGGCTCTCACGAACGGCAAGCCGACCGTGGTCATCTTTTCGACCCCCGCGTATTGCACGTCTTCAGCTTGCGGTCCGATTCTCGACAACGTAAAGCTCGTAGTCGATGACTTTCCCGAGGTCGATTTTGTCCACGTCGAGGTGTATGAGGGATTCACTCGACCGGGATTTCAGCCGGGTCCAGAGTTTCTGTCGCCTACAGTCGCGGCGTGGACGCTTCCGTCTGAGCCTTGGGTTTTTGTTATCGATGAGGCTGGCGTCGTCATTCGCCGTTACCAAGGTTTACTTGATCCCGAGGAACTCAGAGAAGCTTTGACGCGATGATTTCTCCCCGGCGTGTTGCCTAGGTAACCTTGCTACGTTCAAGCATGAGATTCGCACCAACATCGGAGTCCGTCGGACGCGTGGATAGTCGAGCACACCCTCAGCCGCGGAGCGCTGGTCGACGAAGGTTGGCGCTGTTCTTCGTCGTGTCGTTTGCGGTCCTTCTGGGGGCTTGTACCGGAGCAGGCCCACAGAGCACGCTTGAACCAGCCGGCAAAATGGCTGAAGATATCGACAAGATATGGGACCTTGTTCTGATTCTCGCCACCATCGTCTTCGTGCTCGTCGAGGGCGCCCTTGTTGTCACTATTTGGAAGTGGCGGCACAAAAAGGACAGTGTGTACCGCCCGAAGCAGATTCACGGCAACACTACGGTTGAGATCATCTGGACGGTGATCCCTGCCCTCATCCTGGCCGCCGTTGCGATCCCGAACGTCAAGGGCATAATCGATCTGCGGACGATTCCAACCGGTGACGATGTCCTTCAGGTTGAGGTGATTGGCCATCAATGGTGGTGGGAGTTTAGGTATCCCGACCTGGTAGACGACCAGGGCAATGTGCTCATCACGGCAAGCGAGCTGTACATACCCGAGCAAACTACGGTGAACCTGACAATGACATCTGTCGATGTGATTCACTCCTTCTGGGTCCCCAAGCTCAACGGAAAACGTGACGTTGTGCCAAACCGGATTACCAACCTGACCTTGATTGCAGATGTCGCCCAGGAGGAACCGCTCTTTGGTCAATGCGCCGAGTTCTGCGGGTTGTCGCACGCTGACATGCGTCTCAAGGTGTATGTGAAGACCGTCGCCGACTTTGATATTTGGGTTGCTGGTCAGCTTGAGCCTGCAGAGATCCCGACCGAGGCTAGCGCAAGCGTTGGGTACGACACGTTCGTCTCGACGTGTACTGCTTGCCACTCTGCAAAGGTGCGCACGGCGAACGGTGTTGAGGTTCTTGGCAAGCCCTACGCACCAAACTTAACCCACTTCGCAAGTCGCAACACTTTCGCCGGGTCAACACTTGAGAACACGACCGAGTTGTTGACACAGTGGATCCACGACCCGTCGAGTCTCAAGCCAATGAACCCCGATGCAAACATCATCCCAGACCGCATTTTGGGTATGCCGAGCTACGGGCTGGATGACGAGACCGTTGACGGTCTCGTGCAAATGCTGGAAGGATGGAAGTAGTGACAGCGGGAACCCTTGCTCCGCCGATGGACATGCCCGAACCGACCGGCGGCCCGGCGATGACACGAACCGGTCCCAAGGGCATCTGGTCCTGGGTAACGACAGTCGATCACAAACGTATCGGCATTATGTACGCCATCGCGGCGCTGTTGTTTTTCTTGACCGGTGGCCTCGAAGCGCTTCTCATTCGCATTCAGTTGGGCCGTCCCGACGGTACTGTGTTGAGCGCTGACGCATACAACCAACTGTTCACCATGCACGGACTCACGATGGTGTTTCTGGTGATCATGCCGATCGCAGCGGCCTTTACCAACTACTTCTTGCCGATCATGATCGGAGCTCGCGACGTTGCGTTTCCGCGCCTAAACGCGTTCAGCTTCTGGCTGTTCACGTTCGCCGGCGTCTTTATGGCTTCGTCCTTCCTATTGGGTGGAGCGCCTGACGGCGGGTGGACTGGGTATGCCCCGCTGTCCATTCAGGTGAAGGAGTACATCCGGATGGACTTCTTTTCCATCGGTGCGCAGCTACTCGGCGTCGCATCCTTGGCTGCCGCCGTGAACTTCATAACCACTGTGTTCACGATGCGTGCGCCT
Coding sequences within it:
- the coxB gene encoding cytochrome c oxidase subunit II gives rise to the protein MDSRAHPQPRSAGRRRLALFFVVSFAVLLGACTGAGPQSTLEPAGKMAEDIDKIWDLVLILATIVFVLVEGALVVTIWKWRHKKDSVYRPKQIHGNTTVEIIWTVIPALILAAVAIPNVKGIIDLRTIPTGDDVLQVEVIGHQWWWEFRYPDLVDDQGNVLITASELYIPEQTTVNLTMTSVDVIHSFWVPKLNGKRDVVPNRITNLTLIADVAQEEPLFGQCAEFCGLSHADMRLKVYVKTVADFDIWVAGQLEPAEIPTEASASVGYDTFVSTCTACHSAKVRTANGVEVLGKPYAPNLTHFASRNTFAGSTLENTTELLTQWIHDPSSLKPMNPDANIIPDRILGMPSYGLDDETVDGLVQMLEGWK
- a CDS encoding helix-turn-helix domain-containing protein, which codes for MSEAFALIVREKRLSLGLSLGQLASQVSRTATTVRAWERAEHGPDDATIRRLASVLAIDVEELRAAANISTPEVTVESADPEVAVTDETGAAGAVAYFTAAAADPGPGDTGLSEASNDQLLLDHPTEAVNIVEIADVPRQGSAGGDSVDATPPAPPPIVADQISSASSLHQIVAGVRKVYDTIFDPEKRYLYWIRAVLLVIGFVVLLRVGKDAASNLSEALGDFLDTFGTGAGDDPTVDSLAVLLTL
- a CDS encoding sulfite exporter TauE/SafE family protein, which produces MPVATIDLVIAFAVTFFAAAIQGTVGMGFAIVSVPLLSIVDPRLAPVPQLLVSIPLIVTMAYRERQHIEFRGLRWILAGRIPGALIGLALLKIATETTLSLMIAGIVLIAVSALASGVALARSPKVDFLAGTFSGISSLISSIGGPPLALLFSREKPPTIRANMAALFIVGLTITLITRLAAGEITRLDAKIAAILVPALAGGFLMSTRLTARLPQSKARAAILWLSSGSALALAVRTVVQ
- a CDS encoding NAD-dependent malic enzyme: MIERDEVYRIKTLRRPGKLAEVLTAISQHDANIGEIATIAITPDYTIREIVVIARGDEVVARITESIRAVPDVEIVADPIDRAFDRHRGGKLKILPDVELRTLQDMREIYTPGVARVCQAIAEDESLADIYTWRGRTIAVISDGSRVLGLGNIGPKAALPVMEGKALFYAKFVELNAVPIVLDTQDPDEIIETVINIAPGFGGIHLEDIASPGVYHVEETLEARLDVPVFHDDQHGTAVVLMAAVLSAARMLDRRIEDMTFGQIGLGAAGSAIANLARQFPFRGITAFDPSAAAAARLEGLSGGTAPLTTTSAEKGLEEVMATADIVVLTTGRPNLLSPSLIRNGQLIMSLSNPNPEIDRHAALDAGAALATDGSVVNNVLAYPGIFRGALDAHVSQITSPMKRSAAEALTDLAPPGELLPNPLDRNVHSVVAERVRRAAV